In the genome of Rhizobium etli 8C-3, one region contains:
- the otnI gene encoding 2-oxo-tetronate isomerase, with amino-acid sequence MPIFAANLTMMFNEWSFLDRFDAAADAGFSAVEYLFPYEAPPEAIAERLNRNNLRQALFNLPPGDWAAGERGVAAVSGRFDDLKSDVERALDYAAATGVKRLHLMAGLAEPSDMEAASCYRHSVAYIAARLGEDGIDLLIEPINGRNMPGYFLNDFGAAERLITDLGLPNLKLQFDVYHRQILHGDVVMGLRRLLPMTGHIQVASVPSRNEPDGEELNYPYLFEEIDRLGYVGFVGCEYIPRGQTLDGLDWFRPFARR; translated from the coding sequence ATGCCCATTTTCGCAGCCAACCTGACGATGATGTTTAACGAATGGTCGTTCCTCGATCGCTTCGATGCTGCAGCTGATGCCGGATTTTCCGCCGTCGAGTATCTTTTTCCCTATGAAGCCCCGCCAGAAGCGATCGCCGAACGGCTAAACCGCAACAATCTGCGGCAGGCATTGTTCAATCTGCCGCCGGGTGATTGGGCAGCAGGCGAGCGCGGTGTTGCAGCTGTTTCTGGGCGGTTCGACGATCTGAAGTCTGACGTGGAACGGGCACTGGACTATGCGGCGGCGACCGGCGTAAAGCGCTTGCATCTGATGGCAGGTCTTGCCGAGCCCTCTGATATGGAGGCTGCATCCTGCTACCGGCATTCCGTAGCCTACATTGCGGCGCGTCTCGGAGAGGACGGTATCGATCTGTTGATCGAGCCCATCAACGGACGAAACATGCCGGGATATTTCCTCAATGATTTCGGTGCGGCTGAGCGGCTAATCACCGACCTCGGCCTGCCCAATCTAAAGCTTCAGTTCGACGTCTATCACCGCCAGATCTTGCATGGCGACGTGGTCATGGGATTGCGCCGCCTGCTGCCGATGACCGGCCATATCCAGGTCGCCAGCGTGCCGTCGCGCAATGAGCCGGACGGCGAGGAGCTGAACTACCCCTATCTCTTCGAGGAAATCGACCGGCTCGGTTACGTCGGCTTTGTAGGCTGTGAATATATCCCCCGGGGCCAGACGCTGGACGGCCTCGACTGGTTCAGACCTTTTGCCCGGAGGTAG
- the otnK gene encoding 3-oxo-tetronate kinase, producing MTILLGSIADDYTGASDLANTLTKNGLRTVQTVGIPDPSLALPDVDAVVVSMKIRSVAAADAVAAATRAERWLRERGAVHVLYKICSTFDSTVAGNIGPVTEALSHAAGGGTVLVTPAFPETGRTVYLGHLFVDGKPLNESPLKDHPLNPMHDANLVRVMARQSRGGVDTVDLATVSAGAGAVKARLEAIRAEGATAAIADAICEQDLETLGEVALQAPVSTGASGLGLGLARALMRSGRVGCATAATADAMRPVGGLAAIVAGSCSSATLRQLEVAERSLPVLRLDTEKLLAGPDEISAAISWAGNRISAGPVVVAASASPQTVARLQSQYGRDASGHAIETATSIIAEELMTRGVRRLVIAGGETSGAAVDRLAIPAFLIGLEIAPGVPVLRTVGNKQGDMLLALKSGNFGGEDFFTSALAMMH from the coding sequence ATGACCATTCTGCTTGGATCGATCGCCGACGATTACACCGGCGCGTCAGACCTTGCCAACACGCTGACGAAGAACGGTCTGCGAACCGTGCAGACCGTCGGCATTCCCGACCCGTCGCTGGCGCTGCCGGATGTCGACGCGGTCGTCGTCTCCATGAAAATTCGCTCCGTCGCAGCCGCTGACGCCGTTGCTGCGGCGACACGGGCCGAACGATGGCTGCGCGAGCGCGGGGCGGTCCATGTCCTTTACAAGATCTGCTCGACCTTCGATTCGACTGTTGCCGGCAATATCGGTCCGGTGACGGAGGCGCTGAGCCATGCTGCCGGCGGCGGCACGGTGCTGGTTACACCCGCCTTCCCCGAAACGGGGCGCACCGTCTATCTCGGTCACCTCTTTGTCGACGGGAAACCGCTGAACGAGAGCCCGCTAAAGGATCACCCCCTCAATCCAATGCATGATGCCAACCTGGTGCGCGTCATGGCCCGGCAATCGCGCGGTGGGGTCGATACAGTCGACCTGGCAACGGTTTCGGCTGGAGCCGGTGCGGTAAAGGCGCGGCTTGAGGCCATTCGCGCCGAGGGCGCGACCGCCGCGATCGCGGATGCGATCTGCGAACAGGATCTTGAAACGCTCGGCGAGGTGGCGCTCCAAGCACCGGTGTCGACCGGCGCATCGGGCCTTGGTCTTGGTCTCGCCCGTGCCCTTATGCGCTCGGGCCGGGTAGGTTGCGCCACCGCAGCAACTGCTGACGCCATGCGCCCGGTGGGCGGGCTTGCCGCCATCGTTGCCGGAAGCTGCTCCAGCGCGACGCTCCGGCAGCTGGAGGTTGCCGAAAGGTCGTTGCCCGTTCTGCGGCTCGACACGGAAAAACTGCTCGCCGGCCCAGACGAGATTTCCGCCGCGATCTCCTGGGCCGGGAACCGCATTTCCGCCGGCCCCGTCGTCGTCGCAGCGAGCGCGTCGCCCCAAACCGTTGCCCGGCTGCAATCGCAGTACGGACGGGACGCCTCGGGCCACGCGATCGAAACCGCGACGTCGATCATTGCTGAGGAACTGATGACAAGAGGCGTGCGGCGCCTGGTGATCGCCGGCGGCGAAACCTCCGGCGCAGCGGTCGACAGGCTCGCCATTCCAGCATTTCTGATCGGCCTGGAAATCGCGCCTGGCGTACCGGTGCTGCGAACGGTCGGAAATAAGCAGGGCGACATGCTCCTGGCCCTGAAATCCGGAAACTTCGGAGGCGAGGATTTCTTCACCTCCGCGCTGGCAATGATGCACTGA
- the ltnD gene encoding L-threonate dehydrogenase, with translation MASHVDNLGQTVAAVIGLGSMGAGMARSMKRAGLDVVGYDIAPAAIDRFVADGGRGAASPAEAVRGADIIVSVVVNGAQTGALLFGAEGVASLVKPGAVFISSATMDPAVAKDLARQVEALGLHYLDAPISGGAAKASSGELTIMASGSRLAFEAARPALDAMAAKVYELGDSAGTGAAFKMINQLLAGVHIAAACEAIAFAAKQGLDLDKVYEVITASAGNSWMFENRIPHVLAGDYRPLSAIEIFVKDLGIVQDMARSERYPVPLVAAALQMYLAASGAGMGRDDDSSLARLYAQLSGTHLPGVIKESR, from the coding sequence ATGGCATCGCATGTTGACAATCTGGGACAGACGGTCGCTGCCGTGATCGGCCTCGGCTCCATGGGGGCCGGCATGGCCCGGTCGATGAAGCGCGCGGGCCTCGACGTCGTCGGCTATGACATCGCGCCTGCCGCCATCGATCGCTTCGTCGCCGATGGCGGCCGGGGCGCGGCCTCGCCCGCCGAGGCGGTTCGGGGCGCTGACATCATCGTTTCTGTCGTCGTAAACGGCGCGCAGACCGGGGCCCTGTTGTTCGGTGCCGAAGGTGTCGCAAGCCTGGTAAAACCAGGGGCCGTATTCATTTCTTCTGCGACAATGGATCCGGCCGTTGCGAAAGACCTGGCACGCCAGGTGGAGGCCCTTGGCCTGCATTACCTCGACGCGCCAATTTCCGGCGGCGCGGCAAAAGCGTCGAGCGGCGAGCTGACGATCATGGCGTCCGGTTCCAGGCTTGCCTTCGAAGCGGCTCGCCCGGCCCTCGATGCCATGGCCGCCAAGGTCTATGAACTTGGCGATTCGGCTGGCACAGGGGCTGCCTTCAAGATGATCAACCAACTCCTTGCCGGCGTGCACATCGCCGCTGCGTGCGAAGCGATCGCCTTCGCTGCCAAGCAAGGCCTCGATCTCGATAAGGTCTACGAGGTGATCACGGCGTCGGCCGGCAATTCGTGGATGTTCGAAAACCGGATCCCGCATGTGCTGGCGGGAGACTACAGGCCGCTCAGCGCCATCGAGATTTTCGTCAAGGATCTCGGCATCGTTCAAGACATGGCGCGCTCGGAGCGTTATCCGGTGCCGTTGGTGGCGGCCGCCTTGCAGATGTACCTTGCGGCTTCAGGCGCCGGTATGGGCCGTGACGACGATTCCTCGCTTGCCCGGCTCTATGCCCAGCTCTCGGGTACGCATCTGCCTGGCGTAATCAAAGAGTCCCGATAA